The window ACAAACGACCCCTTCCTTACTGCCTCCGCCATTGCGTCTTATCTAAAGAACATATCCTTTGACATCCTTTTGTTTGGTAAAAAAGGAGTTGACCTTAATTATGGCCAAGTAGGAGTTATGACCGCAGAAATATTGGGGATACCATCTGTTTCTGCAATAACCAAGCTAGAAATTGGAGAGAGTAAAGTCCTGTGCCATAGAGAAGCTGAAGGAAACGTTGAGAAACTTGAAGTGCCCCTTCCGGCTGCCTTTACTGCTGAAAAAGGCCTCAACGAACCTCGATACCCTTCCTTAAAATTAAAGATGCAAGCAAAGAAAAAAGAGATTCAAGTAGTAGAAGCTCAAAAGACTGACTCGAGAATAAATTTAGTCAAAATGGAATATCCTCCTAAAAGACCGGAAGGTAAGATTATTGAAGATAAC is drawn from Nitrospinota bacterium and contains these coding sequences:
- a CDS encoding electron transfer flavoprotein subunit beta/FixA family protein, whose translation is MKIIVCVKDVPDTESNIRITHDGKGIEQESVTFILNPYDEFAVEEALRIKESIGGEVTALTLGLQSAERVLRACFGLGVDNGILIRDDSFTNDPFLTASAIASYLKNISFDILLFGKKGVDLNYGQVGVMTAEILGIPSVSAITKLEIGESKVLCHREAEGNVEKLEVPLPAAFTAEKGLNEPRYPSLKLKMQAKKKEIQVVEAQKTDSRINLVKMEYPPKRPEGKIIEDNPEAASKLVDFLHNEAKVF